TCGAAACAATCGTCAGCTTTACCGCTGTCTGTAACCAGCGATCGCAGCGGTTAATGCAACGGCTGGGGCTACAACCCGTTGGGACGTTCGAGCATCCGGCATTGCCAGAGGGCGATCGCCTGCGGACGCATGTCTTGTATCGGGGCGATCGCCAGCAATGGTCGGCTGGCCTTCTAGGCTAGAGGGAAACGATCAGCCAGAAACCAATGCGCGTTTTAGTTGTGGGTGCCACCGGTCGCACGGGGCGATGTGTTGTCGAAACGGCGATCGCAGCCGGACATCAGGTGCGGGCGCTGGTGCGGAGTGCCAATCCCCAGCCACCCTTACCCGAGGGCGTGGAAGTCGTGGTGGGTAACCTTGGCGATCGCGCCAGTTTGGAGGCAGCACTCACCGGTATGGACGCCGTGATCTCAGCTGCTGGGGCTACACCCAACCTCGATCCCCTCGGTCCCTTCAAGGTTGACTATCTAGGAACAACTCAGCTGATTGATCTGGCCGGTGCCGCCGGCATTCAGCGCTTTGTCTTGGTCAGCTCGCTCTGTGTGTCGCAGTTGCTGCACCCGCTCAACCTGTTTTGGCTGGTGCTGTTCTGGAAGCGCCGCGCTGAGCACTACCTCCAATCCAGCGGCCTGTCCTACACGATCGTGCGTCCTGGCGGTCTACGTAGCGATCGCACAAGGGTTCCCCTCAAACTAACGGGGCCGGATCAGCTCCTTGAAGGCAGTCTGCCGCGCCTCCAAGTGGCGGAAGTCGCAGTCGAAGCCTTGACCAATCCAGCCGCCGCGAATCGAATTGTCGAAATTGTGGGTGACGCTAGCCTGCCCGAGCGATCGCCCGCTGAGCTGCTCAGTGCTTAACCCGCCACGATGGGTAAACGTCGTCTCCTTGGGCTTGCGATCGGCAGCACGGCGATCGGACTCTTAGGCTATTGGGCCGGAACGGAACTGCTGCGCGAGCCTAGCTTGGCAGAGATCTATCCGGGGCCGTGGCAAACCCAACCATTAGCGGAGTTGGATAGTAGCTTGAGCCGCTACACCGTCCCGAACTGCAAACCCTACCGCTACCGCGCCAACCAGCTTGACCCTGAAATTGGGGAATACCTGGTCGCTTGCCCAGCCGAAGGAGGACAACCGCCACTGGCTTACTTGGTGCAGTTGCCGTTGCAAAAAGTCGTCAGTGGCCCATTTCCGCTTGACCCGGCCCTAGCGGCGGCTCCCTAACCCATCTCGCGATCGCTTTGTCGGAGTTTTCCGGCGAGGAATGACAGATCAGCAGCGTCCGACGGGTATTCCAAGGAAGTTCGCTGAGGATGTCCGGATGGATGCAAGTTTGCTGCTGCGTCAGATCACGACTGGTTATTGGGGATCACAGGCGCTCTACGTCGCAGCGAAGTTAGGCCTTGCCGATCAACTGGTGGATGGCCCGCGATCTTGTGATGATCTGGCGATCGCCGTTGGGGCTAAGGCGGATGTTCTTTACCGACTGCTGCGGGCTCTTGCCAGCCTAGGCATTTTCACTGAGGTTAGCGATCGCCAGTTTGCCCTGACACCGGCTGCCGAACTGCTGCGATCGGGCACGACGGAATCGGTGCGTCATCTCGTGATCATGTTTGGCGAAGAGCATTACGTGGCTTGGGGTGAGCTGCTGCATAGTGTCCAGACTGGTGAGAATGCCTTTGAGCATCACTATGGTGCGCCGGTGTTTGCCTACTACGCGCAGCACCCTGCGCCAGCAGCCATTTTCAATGGCGCGATGTCCGATATCTCGCGACAAGATACGGCTGCCGTGATTGCCGCTTATGACTTTCAAGGAATTCGCTGTCTGGTAGACGTGGGTGGCGGACATGGCCAACTGCTGACTCAGATCTTGGCGGCCTATCCTGAACTGACGGGCATTCTCTTTGACCAACCGGCAGTGGTCGCGGGTGCTGACAGCGTTTTAGCAGACTGGAGCGATCGCATTCAGATCAGCGGCGGCGATTTCTTTGAGGCTGTACCTGCCGGTGGCGATGCCTACCTGCTTAAGCACATCATTCATGACTGGGATGATGCTGACTCCCGCAAGATTCTGGCGAATTGTCGTCAGGTGATGCAGCCAGGCGATCGCCTATTGCTGGTGGAACAGGTCGTACAGCCGGGCAACACGATCAATGTCGCCAAGTGGCTCGACCTGAACATGTTGGTGATGACCCAGGGTGGCCGCGAACGTACCCAAGCAGAGTTCGCAACACTCCTGTCTGAATCCGGTTTCCAGCTCAAGCAGATTCACACCA
The sequence above is a segment of the Synechococcus elongatus PCC 11801 genome. Coding sequences within it:
- a CDS encoding SDR family oxidoreductase, which produces MRVLVVGATGRTGRCVVETAIAAGHQVRALVRSANPQPPLPEGVEVVVGNLGDRASLEAALTGMDAVISAAGATPNLDPLGPFKVDYLGTTQLIDLAGAAGIQRFVLVSSLCVSQLLHPLNLFWLVLFWKRRAEHYLQSSGLSYTIVRPGGLRSDRTRVPLKLTGPDQLLEGSLPRLQVAEVAVEALTNPAAANRIVEIVGDASLPERSPAELLSA
- a CDS encoding methyltransferase, producing the protein MTDQQRPTGIPRKFAEDVRMDASLLLRQITTGYWGSQALYVAAKLGLADQLVDGPRSCDDLAIAVGAKADVLYRLLRALASLGIFTEVSDRQFALTPAAELLRSGTTESVRHLVIMFGEEHYVAWGELLHSVQTGENAFEHHYGAPVFAYYAQHPAPAAIFNGAMSDISRQDTAAVIAAYDFQGIRCLVDVGGGHGQLLTQILAAYPELTGILFDQPAVVAGADSVLADWSDRIQISGGDFFEAVPAGGDAYLLKHIIHDWDDADSRKILANCRQVMQPGDRLLLVEQVVQPGNTINVAKWLDLNMLVMTQGGRERTQAEFATLLSESGFQLKQIHTTASEVCIIEGYAS